The Roseofilum capinflatum BLCC-M114 genomic sequence CTGGAGATGTTTTGTATTTGACGATGCCAGCGACCCAACTCGATCAGTTATGGCGGGTAAAATCCTCTTCAGGGGGGATTCGGGGGAATCAAGACACATCCGATCTAGAAATGGAGAATGGCTATCCTTTCCGGAGAGAGGGCGATCGCTATAAGCTAGAACAAGAATGATTGAGGAATGGATATGCTCCTCTCCAAAGGCTTTGAAATTGAAATGTACACGGGGACTCCCCAGGGTGAAATCGTGGGGCTTTCCGATCGCATTGTGGCCGATCTGAATGGTTTTGTGCGCGAACCCGATAGTCGTAATGTGGAGTACACCACCGCTCCCTTATGTCGTTATGAGAGTTTGTTGTGTGAACTGGTTCAGCCTCGACAACGGTTACGCCAATATTTGAAAGGGTTAGGAGACTATACCCTGATTCCGGGCAGTACCTTATCTTTGGGTGGGGGCGATCGCTTTTATCGCTCCGATCCTAAGAATCCTTACCATGGGTACATTGAAAAAACCTATGGTACGAAGGTGGTTACCGCCAGTATTCATATTAATATTGGCATCGCCGATCCGGAAGTTTTAATGCGGGCTTGTCGATTGGTGCGCTTAGAAGCTCCCCTCTATCTGGCTTTGAGTGCCTCTTCTCCCTTTTTTAATGGCCAGGTGACGGGTTCCCATTCCACGCGCTGGCAGGTGTTTCCCCAAACCCCTGAGTTTGTGCCTTTGTTTGAAAGTCATCGCCACTATATTGATTGGACTCAGGAACAGTTGGCGAAAGGGACAATGCAAAATGTGCGTCATTTGTGGAGTTCGGTACGTCCCAATGGCGATCGCCGTCCCTATAACCTGAATCGTTTAGAATTGAGAATCTGCGATCTGGTTACCGATCCGATCGCCCTTTTAGGGATTACTGCCTTGTTAGAGGCTCGGTTATGGCAACTGATTGGCGATCCTGGCTTAGACCCCCTCTTGCTGTGTGACAATCGGCAAGGGTTGGTCGCTCTAACTACTACCAATGAAGAAGCGGTCGCTCAATCAAGTCTGGATGCATCGTTAACCCATTGGCAAGATGGACGCTCGATTTTAGCCAGGGAGTGGATTGAAGAACTCTACGATCAGGTTTGGCCGGTGGCCAAACAAAAAGGCTTTAGTTGTTTTCTTTCTCCCGTGAAAAAGATTTTGCGCCAAGGCAATGAGAGCTTACGTTGGTTACAGGACTATCAACGCTATGGTAATCTGGAGCAGGTGATGCAACAGGCGATCGCTCACACTGAACGAGAAGAACAGGAAATGGCCGATCACCTCTGTCATCCCTTAGTGGCTTAATCTTTGTACAACAAATAATGGCTTCCTTTGAGGCTGGGTCAGTGTTCAGTTTGATTAAAATTTCTGATACGATCAAGGGTCATGGTTAGGGTCGTTCTGGTTCATCCCCAAATTCCTCCCAATACCGGGAATATTGCCCGAACTTGTGCGGCAACTCGTACCCCCCTGCATTTGGTGGGGCCCCTAGGCTTTGAAATTAGCGATCGCTATCTGAAGCGGGCTGGACTCGATTACTGGCCCTTTGTCGATCTGACCTATCATCTAGATTGGGACACCTTCACCACTCATCAACTGGCTCAAGGAGGACGGTGCATCGGTTTTAGTACCTCCGGAACCAGCAACTATATTCATTTTGCCTTCCAAAGTAATGACTGGCTGCTCTTTGGCAGTGAAACCCAAGGCTTACCTCCAGAAGTTCTCGGTTATTGTGATTGTGTAGTCAAAATTCCGATGGATCAACCCGGAGTGCGAAGCCTAAATCTCTCAGTCAGTACAGCTTTGGGGCTATTTGAAGCCCGTCGCCAACTGGGTAAACTGGATCGACTTTAGGGGATTCCCGTGGGGGACTTCTCCGAAAAAGGGGGGTCAAACCCTGATGCTTTCAGAAGCGATCGCATATAAAATTCTGGACAATTCAATAAGAAATTTCTATCAGCACTTTCCCGATAGTCTGCCCAAGTGCCGAAACCCTTAAAGAATCTAGAAAAAGAGTAAGGATGACAATTTGCCAACTCAAAGCTAGAATCATTGAAACAAAACTTAACGCTTGTCAGATTTAAAAAAGCAGGGTAATCTTGCCTAAGCCTATTAACTGTCTGTGATCTTGATCGACTAACTCAAGTGTTTCAAATCACCAAAGTTAGGTTATATTAACTCAGACACTGTTAAGCGCTCGTCTACTAGGAGGTCGTTCTTTGAAACGAGCAAATTCCCAGAAAGATAATCAATCGGTTCTGCTTCCAACCGCTGTATTGCAAGCGGAATTAGGTCATTTGAAGCAGGTTTCCCCAGATAGCAACCGCAGGGTGTGTACATCGGCGGCCATGATTGGCTTGGCTGCGATTTCTATGGGTTTCCCAAACCTATTATTCCCAGAAGGTCAGCAAGCGGCTAGAGCGGCAGAACCAGCAGCGCTTGACCCCAATCAGACTACAGATCATCGAGCCTCCCAACCGAGTTTAACCGGTGGTGGAATCTCAACGACAGTAGCTTCTCCAGGGTTCAATGCTGTTCCTGCTTCTCTGGGAAATTCGCCTGTGATTTTCGGAGATACAGGGGTGACGACAGAGGAAACCTTAAATCCAGCCTCAGCCCTGGTCACATCACAGCCTCCCGCGCCGGTAAGCTTGTTGGAGGACACCCCGCAATTAAGCGATCGCACCCAAAACCAAGAGGCGATCGTATCCTCGCCCCTAGTTCTAACCCCAGGACAGGGCCAAGAATCCGCTCAAAACACGCCCGTAGCTCAACC encodes the following:
- a CDS encoding tRNA (cytidine(34)-2'-O)-methyltransferase — its product is MVRVVLVHPQIPPNTGNIARTCAATRTPLHLVGPLGFEISDRYLKRAGLDYWPFVDLTYHLDWDTFTTHQLAQGGRCIGFSTSGTSNYIHFAFQSNDWLLFGSETQGLPPEVLGYCDCVVKIPMDQPGVRSLNLSVSTALGLFEARRQLGKLDRL
- the gshA gene encoding glutamate--cysteine ligase, translated to MLLSKGFEIEMYTGTPQGEIVGLSDRIVADLNGFVREPDSRNVEYTTAPLCRYESLLCELVQPRQRLRQYLKGLGDYTLIPGSTLSLGGGDRFYRSDPKNPYHGYIEKTYGTKVVTASIHINIGIADPEVLMRACRLVRLEAPLYLALSASSPFFNGQVTGSHSTRWQVFPQTPEFVPLFESHRHYIDWTQEQLAKGTMQNVRHLWSSVRPNGDRRPYNLNRLELRICDLVTDPIALLGITALLEARLWQLIGDPGLDPLLLCDNRQGLVALTTTNEEAVAQSSLDASLTHWQDGRSILAREWIEELYDQVWPVAKQKGFSCFLSPVKKILRQGNESLRWLQDYQRYGNLEQVMQQAIAHTEREEQEMADHLCHPLVA